One window of the Lynx canadensis isolate LIC74 chromosome D3, mLynCan4.pri.v2, whole genome shotgun sequence genome contains the following:
- the PPP4R1 gene encoding serine/threonine-protein phosphatase 4 regulatory subunit 1 isoform X7, translating to MKYLQIWIWGSWQENSGGNLHFGVDDYSSESDVIIIPSALDFVSQDEMLTPLGRLDKYAASENVFNRQMVARSLLDTLREVCDDERDCIAVLERISRLADDSEPTVRAELMEQVPHIALFCQENRPSIPYAFSKYLLPIVVRYLADQNNQVRKTSQAALLALLEQELIERFDVETKVCPVLIELTAPDSNDDVKTEAVAIMCKMAPMVGKDITERLILPRFCEMCCDCRMFHVRKVCAANFGDICSVVGQQATEEMLLPRFFQLCSDNVWGVRKACAECFMAVSCATCQEIRRTKLSALFINLISDPSRWVRQAAFQSLGPFISTFANPSSSGQYFKEESKSSEDTSVEDKNRIRDQEVPEDVQIRPEDVSSDPSISNSSVKLENMVEEHAETSRKSPGEISVPMDSSLLCTLSSESHQEAASNENDKKPANYKSTLRPEGGTSSPDSALLDQELYNSFHFWRTPLPEIDLDIELEQGSGNILSPERPEETPEVTIPGSSNITMATRKELEEMIENLEPHIDDPDVKAQVDVLSAALRASSLDAREEASDAEKRSDGQDALGANELPNCKTTHDASVPLISDAVENMDSALRYIHNDSDLSTNSSFSPDEERRSKVQDVVPQALLDQYLSMTDPSRAQTVDTEIAKHCAYSLPGVALTLGRQNWHCLRETYETLASDMQWKVRRTLAFSIHELAVILGDQLTAADLVPIFNGFLKDLDEVRIGVLKHLHDFLKLLHIDKRREYLYQLQEFLVTDNSRNWRFRAELAESVRW from the exons TTGGTGTGGATGActacagctcagagtctgatgtgaTTATTATACCTTCAGCCCTGGACTTTGTCTCACAAGATGAAATGTTGACGCCACTGGGGAGACTGGACAAGTATGCTGCAAGTGAGAACGTATTTAACAG aCAAATGGTGGCCCGGAGTTTGCTGGACACGTTGAGGGAAGTCTGTGATGATGAAAGAGATTGCATTGCTGTTTTGGAAAGAATTAGCAGATTAGCTGACGATTCAG AGCCAACTGTGAGAGCAGAGCTGATGGAACAGGTGCCTCACATTGCATTGTTTTGTCAAGAAAACCGGCCTTCAATCCCATATGCTTTTTCCAAATACTTACTACCTATTGTGGTTAGATATCTCGCAGATCAGAATAATCAG gtAAGAAAAACAAGTCAGGCAGCTTTGCTGGCTCTGCTGGAGCAGGAGTTAATTGAGCGATTTGATGTGGAGACCAAAGTGTGCCCTGTCCTCATAGAGCTCACTGCCCCAGATAGCAACGATGATGTGAAAACAGAAGCTGTGGCT ATAATGTGCAAAATGGCTCCCATGGTTGGGAAGGACATTACAGAGCGTCTTATCCTCCCTAGGTTTTGTGAGATGTGCTGTGATTGCAGAATGTTTCATGTTCGAAAG GTCTGTGCTGCCAATTTTGGAGATATTTGCAGCGTGGTTGGCCAGCAAGCTACTGAGGAGATGTTG CTGCCCAGgtttttccagctttgttctgaCAATGTGTGGGGAGTCCGGAAGGCTTGTGCTGAATGCTTCATGGCGGTTTCCTGCGCAACATGTCAAGAGATCCGGCGGACTAAATTGTCAGCACTGTTTATTAATTTGATCAGTGATCCTTCACGTTGG GTTCGCCAAGCAGCTTTTCAGTCTTTGGGACCTTTCATATCTACTTTTGCTAATCCGTCTAGCTCAGGCcagtattttaaagaagaaagcaaaagctCAGAAGATACATCagtagaagacaaaaatag GATCAGAGATCAAGAAGTCCCAGAGGATGTACAAATCAGGCCAGAGGATGTTTCTTCAGATCCCAGTATTAGTAATTCCAGTGTCAAACTGGAAAACATGGTGGAAGAACATGCTGAAACATCTAGGAAATCTCCAGGTGAAATAAGTGTTCCAATGGACAGCTCTTTACTTTGTACTTTGTCCTCAGAATCTCATCAGGAAGCAGCTAGTAATGAGAATGATAAAAAGCCCGCTAACTACAAATCTACATTACGGCCAGAGGGTGGCACCAGCTCACCAGATTCAGCTCTCTTAGATCAGGAATTGTACAACTCCTTCCATTTCTGGAGGACTCCTCTTCCTGAAATAGATCTAGATATAGAGCTTGAGCAGGGCTCTGGGAATATACTCAGCCCAGAGAGACCAGAAGAAACACCTGAAGTCACCATACCAGGTTCTTCAAATATCACTATGGCCACCAGAAAGGAACTTGAAGAAATGATAGAAAATCTAGAGCCGCATATTGATGATCCAGACGTTAAAG CGCAAGTGGACGTGCTGTCCGCCGCGCTGCGTGCTTCCAGCCTGGACGCCCGTGAGGAGGCCAGCGACGCCGAGAAGAGGAGTGACGGGCAGGACGCGCTGGGTGCGAATGAGCTGCCAAACTGTAAAACAACTCACGACGCCTCCGTGCCTTTAATCAGCGATGCCGTTGAG AATATGGACTCTGCCCTTCGCTATATTCATAATGACTCGGACTTGAGCACCAACAGCAGTTTTAGCCCTGATGAGGAGAGGAGATCTAAAGTACAG GATGTTGTGCCTCAGGCTCTGTTAGATCAGTATTTATCTATGACGGACCCCTCTCGTGCCCAGACGGTCGACACGGAGATTGCTAAGCACTGCGCATACAGCCTTCCTGGAGTGGCCCTGACGCTCGGCAGGCAGAACTGGCACTGCCTGAGAGAGACCTATGAGACACTGGCGTCAGACATGCAG tGGAAGGTTCGTAGGACATTAGCCTTCTCCATCCATGAGCTGGCAGTTATTCTCGGAGATCAGCTGACAGCTGCAGATCTGGTTCCGATCTTCAATGGATTTTTGAAAGACCTCGACGAAGTCAGGATAGGTGTCCTTAAACATTTGCATGATTTTCTGAAg CTTCTTCATATTGACAAAAGAAGAGAATATCTTTATCAACTTCAAGAGTTTTTGGTGACAGATAATAGTAGAAATTGGCGCTTTCGAGCTGAACTGGCTGA